A window from Puniceicoccaceae bacterium encodes these proteins:
- a CDS encoding sigma-54 dependent transcriptional regulator, translating to MNLLIVDDELNILKTTSIALESMGHHVHVADNLQQARNILNEEPIDAMFLDIMLGSDNGLDFLRSLKEQGDDTPVIMFTAHSTIQLAVESMKLGAYDFIQKPFVPDQIRQMLDRLRRTMQLDNRVKNLESRVADDNPTLLLQSMEPAVQKAYDVAQKASSSDASILLLGPSGTGKSILARHIHDQSQRAQGRFVTINCPSLSKELLEGELFGHVKGAFTGAIRDTWGKVAAADNGTLFLDEIGELPLSIQPKLLRLLQERVYERVGETKTRQANVRVVAATNRDLRQEVAEGRFREDLYYRLKVIEIWLPGLRDRTLDLIPIAERYLSFFSEQFRKEKLRFHPDTIEALVHYSWPGNLRELKNVIERAVILSEGSSIMPTDLPDEFQRSGSDTEDGANDTDYRLSAVEARHIQLILSQTGSLDEAARVLGIDPATLYRKRKKLGLA from the coding sequence ATGAACCTGCTCATCGTGGATGATGAACTCAACATCCTCAAAACCACCTCCATCGCTCTTGAAAGCATGGGGCACCACGTCCATGTGGCGGACAATCTTCAACAGGCCCGCAATATTTTGAACGAGGAGCCAATCGATGCGATGTTTCTGGATATCATGCTCGGGTCGGACAATGGACTCGACTTCCTGCGCAGTCTGAAAGAACAGGGTGACGATACCCCAGTCATCATGTTCACAGCCCATTCCACCATCCAACTGGCAGTGGAATCCATGAAGCTCGGAGCCTACGACTTCATCCAGAAACCCTTTGTACCCGATCAGATCCGGCAGATGCTGGATCGCCTGCGTCGAACCATGCAGCTCGACAACCGGGTGAAAAACCTGGAAAGTCGGGTGGCCGACGACAATCCGACCCTGCTGCTACAGTCGATGGAGCCTGCTGTTCAAAAAGCCTACGATGTCGCTCAGAAAGCTTCCAGCTCGGATGCGAGCATCCTGCTGCTCGGACCCAGTGGCACCGGAAAATCCATTCTCGCACGTCACATTCACGATCAGAGCCAGCGTGCCCAAGGCAGGTTTGTCACCATCAATTGCCCAAGCTTGTCCAAGGAGCTTCTCGAGGGAGAGTTGTTTGGCCATGTCAAAGGTGCATTTACCGGTGCCATTCGGGATACCTGGGGCAAGGTGGCTGCAGCGGATAATGGAACCCTTTTTCTCGACGAAATCGGCGAACTGCCACTCTCCATACAGCCCAAGTTGCTGCGCCTGCTTCAGGAGCGCGTCTACGAACGTGTTGGGGAGACCAAAACCCGCCAGGCCAACGTGCGCGTGGTGGCAGCGACCAATCGTGACCTCCGGCAGGAAGTGGCGGAAGGTCGCTTCCGCGAGGATCTCTATTATCGGCTCAAGGTCATCGAAATCTGGCTGCCGGGTCTTCGTGACCGCACGCTGGACCTCATTCCCATTGCCGAGCGCTACCTTTCCTTTTTTTCCGAACAGTTTCGCAAGGAAAAGCTGAGGTTTCACCCCGATACCATTGAAGCACTGGTGCACTATTCCTGGCCCGGCAACCTTAGGGAACTCAAAAATGTGATCGAGCGCGCCGTGATCCTGAGCGAAGGCAGTTCGATCATGCCAACGGATTTGCCCGATGAATTCCAACGCTCCGGTTCGGATACTGAAGATGGAGCCAATGATACGGACTACCGTCTTTCTGCGGTGGAGGCCCGCCATATCCAACTCATCCTATCTCAGACAGGCAGTCTCGACGAAGCGGCCCGGGTGCTCGGGATCGATCCCGCAACCCTCTACCGCAAGCGCAAGAAGCTGGGGTTGGCATGA
- a CDS encoding ATP-binding protein: MKTRKSKLRVRIYLWLSPLLVLTIGLTLHQVFFARSVNRSIQLVADEEFQVAHVLKQTIQHLESVRMRVSADIAFADHLELLASDHDLLSALPSKNSTLPPRFPGILDRLEALLGILQQHQQKSARTGTDLARIDMLITQLLNDFASLSVQASEQLSISYQELRKAAVQSYVIMGVGSAIAVMLAFAISTLISRRIASPIDDMHEITQQVALGNLEVRLSSEYGQEMQRLARSFNHMIERLRYYREVSDDRLLRLFEALQTILQRMPDPVFVVQEDLTVQFRNPRADAMLASQEFQDGFPSSLLQMVRKGFSHADSFIRRGLDEAVSFRVMGEERYFLVHTFPFQLINLERLDSDHTEPATLAVMLQDVTAMKLSDRLKTDLVATVSHELKTPITSARMALYLLLEEQIGTLNPEQRDLLVTARDDLERQLSMIDQLLSFTRFQSQPIESPRIPVMLPELLDQCVRNHSAIAKAAHISMATDYSDETPLTLTSDPEALSVVVNNLLGNAIKYSPTHSTVQITCKTVHRNIQICVADEGPGIPKDRIPTLFEPYTRACHPAHISGTGLGLHIAKNLVQSLGGQLWCESEPGNGSQFFVSLPSKPTTSLISIPPPKV, translated from the coding sequence ATGAAGACCCGAAAGTCCAAACTACGCGTTCGCATTTACCTTTGGCTCTCACCGCTGCTGGTGCTGACCATTGGGCTGACCCTGCACCAGGTGTTTTTCGCGCGAAGCGTCAACCGCTCGATCCAGCTCGTTGCCGACGAAGAATTTCAGGTGGCGCATGTGTTGAAACAAACCATTCAGCACCTCGAAAGCGTCCGCATGCGTGTCAGTGCCGACATTGCTTTTGCAGATCACCTCGAGTTGCTGGCATCCGACCATGATCTACTCTCGGCACTGCCTTCGAAAAACTCCACGCTTCCGCCACGTTTTCCCGGTATCCTGGATCGTCTCGAAGCTCTACTTGGCATCTTGCAGCAGCATCAACAAAAATCCGCACGCACCGGAACGGACCTCGCGCGAATCGACATGCTGATCACCCAGTTGCTCAACGACTTTGCATCCCTCTCTGTTCAGGCTTCGGAGCAACTTTCCATTTCCTATCAAGAGCTGCGAAAGGCTGCCGTTCAGTCGTATGTCATTATGGGTGTCGGATCTGCGATTGCTGTAATGCTTGCCTTCGCCATCTCCACGCTGATCAGTCGACGGATCGCGAGTCCCATCGACGACATGCACGAGATCACCCAGCAGGTTGCCCTCGGAAACCTGGAAGTTCGGCTCTCCTCCGAATACGGACAGGAAATGCAGCGACTCGCACGCAGTTTCAACCACATGATCGAGCGGCTGCGCTATTACCGGGAAGTCAGTGATGATCGCCTGTTGCGACTCTTTGAGGCGCTGCAAACCATTCTGCAACGCATGCCCGACCCTGTCTTTGTAGTGCAGGAGGATCTCACTGTGCAGTTTCGCAATCCTCGGGCAGACGCCATGCTGGCGAGCCAGGAGTTTCAGGATGGTTTTCCTTCCTCACTGTTGCAAATGGTTCGGAAGGGTTTTTCGCATGCCGATTCCTTTATCCGAAGAGGCCTTGATGAAGCCGTGTCATTTCGGGTCATGGGAGAGGAGCGCTACTTTCTCGTTCACACGTTCCCCTTCCAGCTCATCAACCTCGAACGCCTCGACTCCGATCATACCGAACCCGCAACCCTCGCCGTCATGTTGCAGGATGTCACTGCGATGAAGCTTTCGGATCGACTCAAGACCGATCTTGTCGCAACCGTGAGCCACGAACTCAAAACTCCGATCACGAGCGCAAGAATGGCGCTCTATCTCCTGCTCGAGGAACAAATCGGTACACTCAACCCAGAGCAGCGAGACCTGCTGGTCACCGCACGGGATGATCTCGAGCGTCAGCTTTCGATGATTGATCAATTGCTGAGTTTCACGCGATTTCAGTCCCAACCCATCGAATCGCCCCGGATTCCAGTCATGCTTCCCGAATTGCTCGACCAATGCGTTCGCAACCATTCCGCCATTGCCAAAGCTGCCCATATTTCAATGGCGACTGATTACTCCGATGAAACACCACTGACCCTCACTTCCGACCCCGAAGCGCTCAGTGTTGTTGTCAATAATCTGCTGGGCAATGCGATCAAGTATTCGCCTACACACAGCACTGTTCAAATCACCTGTAAGACCGTGCACCGCAATATCCAGATCTGTGTGGCAGACGAAGGTCCGGGAATCCCGAAAGATCGCATCCCCACTCTCTTTGAACCCTACACCCGCGCCTGCCATCCCGCTCACATTTCCGGCACAGGTCTCGGCCTTCACATTGCAAAAAACCTCGTGCAGTCGCTGGGAGGCCAACTGTGGTGCGAGAGTGAACCCGGCAACGGAAGTCAGTTTTTTGTCTCGCTCCCAAGTAAGCCGACAACATCCCTTATTTCCATTCCCCCACCCAAGGTCTGA